One Ascaphus truei isolate aAscTru1 chromosome 9, aAscTru1.hap1, whole genome shotgun sequence genomic region harbors:
- the LOC142503183 gene encoding monocarboxylate transporter 1-like, with protein MAPAVGGPVSYPPPEGGWGWFVVIGAFVSIGFSYAFPKSITVFFKDIEVIFGATSSEVSWISSIMLAVMYGGGPISSVLVNKYGSRPIVIAGGCLAGSGLIAASLCNTVSELYFCIGVIGGLGLAFNLNPALTIIGKYFFKKRPIANGLAMAGSPVFLSTLAPLNQYFYSIFGWRGSFLILGGLLLNCCAAGSLMRPLGPKVDSKKKITKEVLEEAGKSELKGDIDANKDLIDCKVKTKPTVFQTINKFLDLSLFTHRGFLIYLSGHMIMFFGLFSPLVFLSNYAKSKNISNESAAFLLSILALVDMVARPSMGLLANTKWVRPKIQYFFAVSVLYNGICHVMLPLSTSYLGFCIYAGFFGFAFGWLSSVLFETLMDLVGAQRFSSAVGLVTVMECCPVLLGPPLLGRLNDIYGDYKYTYQACGIVLIVASIYLLIGMTIHYWLQAKEQKAEQKSREANAEETDHKVNNEPNVLHLSSDDTLKEDESNI; from the exons ATGGCACCAGCCGTTGGAGGCCCTGTGAGTTACCCCCCGCCAGAAGGGGGCTGGGGCTGGTTTGTGGTCATAGGGGCATTTGTGTCCATCGGCTTCTCGTATGCCTTCCCAAAATCCATCACAGTTTTCTTCAAGGATATAGAGGTGATCTTTGGAGCGACAAGCAGTGAAGTGTCCTGGATTTCTTCCATCATGCTGGCTGTTATGTACGGTGGAG GTCCCATCAGCAGTGTCTTGGTGAACAAGTATGGAAGTCGGCCTATTGTGATAGCTGGTGGCTGTCTTGCTGGAAGTGGCTTAATTGCTGCCTCGTTATGCAACACTGTGAGTGAACTGTACTTCTGTATTGGCGTTATTGGAG GACTTGGACTAGCTTTCAACCTCAATCCAGCTTTGACAATAATTGGCAAATATTTCTTCAAGAAAAGACCAATTGCAAATGGACTGGCTATGGCAGGGAGCCCTGTATTTTTGTCCACGTTGGCTCCCCTCAATCAATACTTCTATAGCATCTTCGGTTGGAGAGGAAGCTTCTTAATCTTAGGTGGCCTCCTGCTGAATTGCTGTGCGGCAGGATCCTTGATGCGCCCTTTAGGGCCAAAGGTTGACTCAAAAAAGAAAATTACCAAAGAGGTATTGGAGGAAGCTGGGAAGAGCGAATTGAAAGGAGACATTGACGCCAACAAAGACCTTATTGATTGCAAGGTCAAGACTAAGCCAACTGTCTTTCAGACTATCAACAAGTTCTTAGACTTGTCTCTCTTCACTCACCGAGGTTTCTTGATCTACTTATCTGGACACATGATTATGTTTTTTGGACTCTTTTCTCCCCTGGTCTTCCTTAGCAACTACGCCAAGAGCAAGAACATTTCGAATGAGTCTGCTGCCTTCCTGCTTTCTATCCTTGCTTTGGTAGACATGGTTGCAAGACCTTCCATGGGGCTTTTAGCCAACACCAAATGGGTAAGGCCGAAGATCCAGTATTTCTTTGCAGTTTCAGTGCTCTATAATGGAATATGCCACGTCATGCTTCCCCTGTCAACAAGTTACCTCGGCTTTTGTATCTACGCTGGGTTCTTTGGATTTGCTTTTGGTTGGCTGAGCTCTGTCCTCTTTGAAACCTTGATGGACTTGGTTGGGGCACAGAGATTCTCCAGTGCTGTTGGATTGGTGACCGTTATGGAATGTTGCCCGGTCTTACTTGGACCACCTCTCCTAG GTAGATTAAATGATATTTATGGAGACTACAAGTACACCTATCAAGCATGTGGGATAGTCCTGATTGTTGCCTCTATCTACCTCTTAATTGGGATGACCATCCACTACTGGCTCCAGGCAAAGGAACAGAAAGCAGAGCAGAAAAGCCGGGAAGCCAACGCGGAAGAGACGGACCACAAAGTGAATAACGAACCCAATGTCCTTCATCTGAGTTCAGATGATACATTGAAAGAAGATGAAAGCAACATATGA